A single window of Arcobacter venerupis DNA harbors:
- the pyrE gene encoding orotate phosphoribosyltransferase produces MNVAQIYKDAQALLEGHFKLSSGNHSKFYLQSAKVLEDPKTAKLLAEALADQIKEAGIKVDAVCSPALGGLIAGFALATALDVRFIFAERVEGEMSIRRGFEVKEGENYIICEDIITTGGSALEAAKQVENAGGNIVAYAALANRGFCSRVGSTLEAKDNCKLPLNKPLFALDDFTFEMYAPDECPMCKEGSIAYKPGSRGN; encoded by the coding sequence ATGAATGTAGCTCAAATATATAAAGATGCCCAAGCATTATTAGAAGGTCACTTCAAATTAAGTAGTGGAAATCACTCAAAATTTTATTTACAATCAGCAAAAGTTTTAGAAGATCCTAAAACTGCAAAATTATTAGCTGAAGCCTTAGCTGATCAAATTAAAGAAGCTGGTATAAAAGTTGATGCTGTTTGTTCACCTGCACTTGGTGGATTAATTGCTGGTTTTGCCCTTGCAACTGCACTTGATGTAAGATTTATTTTTGCAGAAAGAGTTGAAGGTGAGATGTCAATCAGAAGAGGTTTTGAAGTTAAAGAAGGTGAAAACTATATTATTTGTGAAGATATTATCACAACTGGTGGAAGTGCACTTGAAGCTGCAAAACAAGTTGAAAATGCTGGTGGAAATATTGTTGCTTATGCTGCACTTGCTAACAGAGGATTTTGTTCAAGAGTTGGAAGCACATTAGAAGCAAAAGATAATTGTAAATTACCACTTAATAAACCACTTTTTGCACTTGATGATTTCACATTTGAAATGTATGCACCAGATGAATGTCCTATGTGTAAAGAAGGAAGCATTGCTTATAAACCTGGTAGTAGAGGTAATTAA
- the frr gene encoding ribosome recycling factor: protein MLEEIYAQTKEHMEKSIEALRKDYRSLRTGKVNVNILDGIKIDYYGTPTDLSQVGSVLSPDATTIVINPWEKNLLGLIDKAIQTANIGVNPNNDGVVIKLFFPPMTTDQRENTVKQAKVMTDNAKVAIRNIRQNANTKAKNLLKDKLITEDENKRAQDEIQKITDSYVVKADETLKAKEKEIRTI, encoded by the coding sequence ATGTTAGAAGAAATATATGCTCAAACTAAAGAACATATGGAAAAATCTATCGAGGCTTTAAGAAAAGATTATAGGTCTTTAAGAACAGGAAAAGTAAATGTTAATATCTTAGATGGTATTAAAATTGATTATTATGGAACACCAACTGATTTAAGTCAAGTAGGTTCAGTTTTATCACCAGATGCTACAACTATTGTTATTAATCCATGGGAAAAGAATCTTTTAGGCTTAATTGATAAAGCAATTCAAACGGCAAATATTGGTGTTAATCCAAACAATGATGGTGTTGTAATTAAATTATTCTTCCCACCAATGACTACTGATCAAAGAGAAAATACTGTTAAACAAGCAAAAGTTATGACTGATAATGCAAAAGTTGCAATTAGAAATATTAGACAAAATGCTAATACTAAAGCAAAAAATCTTCTAAAAGATAAATTAATCACTGAAGATGAAAATAAAAGAGCGCAAGACGAAATCCAAAAGATAACTGATTCTTATGTTGTTAAAGCTGATGAGACTTTAAAAGCAAAAGAAAAAGAAATAAGAACGATTTAA
- a CDS encoding MFS transporter, producing the protein MLFFNLSAFYFFYFAAVGVYVIFLPKVLHDIGYGTFDIGIVLALAPLMRFLTPFMFLKHIKLDQKMFKRALLTAIFLASCFYLTIENFYLFTINNAILGACLSLILPYLEIIAISNLGKEKYGKSRLYGSIGFMIIALVLAKFLTQPYIAIHYYLVLITLTVIFAISLLKFDVEHKIEQNNKVFSFFEYWPFWLSIFFMQISFGGFYNFFTIYETQHGISLEMTSYLWSFGVICEILMLYFQAPILKNNLLSIIKFCVTITILRWLLLYLFPDSLNVTFFSQAIHAFSFGLYHSSVIMYLYSLYENKKLAQQFMYGVGYGLGGFIGALVAGAVYGEFLFIFSALFSLLSLIALNFIKINLTKEKT; encoded by the coding sequence ATGCTTTTTTTTAACTTATCAGCATTCTATTTTTTTTATTTTGCAGCAGTTGGTGTATATGTAATATTTTTACCAAAAGTACTTCACGATATTGGTTATGGCACTTTTGATATAGGTATTGTTTTAGCACTGGCACCTTTGATGAGATTTTTGACGCCTTTTATGTTTTTAAAACATATTAAATTAGATCAAAAGATGTTTAAAAGGGCTCTTTTAACAGCTATCTTTTTGGCTTCTTGTTTTTATTTAACAATAGAAAACTTTTATTTATTTACAATAAATAATGCAATTTTAGGAGCTTGTTTATCACTTATATTACCTTATCTTGAAATAATTGCAATTTCAAATCTTGGAAAAGAAAAATATGGAAAATCACGCCTTTATGGTTCAATTGGGTTTATGATTATTGCATTAGTGCTTGCAAAATTTTTAACTCAACCTTATATTGCAATACATTACTATTTAGTTTTAATTACTTTAACGGTAATTTTTGCAATCTCTTTATTAAAGTTTGATGTAGAACACAAAATTGAGCAAAATAACAAAGTATTTTCTTTTTTTGAATATTGGCCTTTTTGGTTAAGTATTTTTTTCATGCAAATAAGTTTTGGAGGTTTTTATAATTTCTTTACAATTTATGAAACCCAACATGGGATAAGTCTTGAAATGACTTCTTACCTTTGGTCATTTGGGGTTATTTGTGAAATATTGATGCTTTATTTTCAAGCTCCTATTTTGAAAAACAATCTGCTATCAATCATAAAATTTTGTGTTACAATTACAATTTTAAGATGGCTTCTATTATATCTATTTCCAGATTCATTGAATGTAACATTTTTTTCTCAAGCTATTCATGCTTTTTCATTTGGACTTTATCATAGTTCTGTAATTATGTATTTATATAGTTTGTATGAAAATAAAAAATTAGCACAACAATTTATGTATGGTGTAGGTTATGGTCTTGGTGGATTTATTGGAGCTTTAGTCGCAGGTGCTGTTTATGGTGAGTTTTTATTTATATTTAGTGCATTATTTTCACTATTATCTTTAATAGCTCTTAACTTTATAAAAATTAATTTAACAAAAGAAAAAACATGA
- a CDS encoding mechanosensitive ion channel domain-containing protein, protein MKFIFLFLFLISSSFAISIDKTWYDNTKEELQKLYTTQITKITSSKSDLNAEEKEQVEYQLLLLKKLQATLNDENSFDLKNIDEITTIDKYIDQIKLYLKIANDYDSIKEEFTQNSNKIYLLEEQIDKLTNKEDISTVNSQLLYAYYKLKNIQDKATIDEYDKYLENFKKILLDSLEPIKFVDNPTLQNRIEKALNSFNDIIKDEKKLSLAYDKAKITENEWKIKALDAQIEQLKIDKSKLINQYVYLKVEELLPLLKNKKTSYFEMSNTLQQFMRENQANYDSLNELLKYLSRERLGVTKSTFADTKQSFIDIIKFGWEEINNPIIPIGDGISILAISKFFFIFILGFSIATFYKKRISNARSNYLKNTSISTRTMLANLGYYFLVAITFVFGLKSIGIDLSSLTILVGALSVGIGFGLQNIVSNFISGIILIFERAIQVGHIIEIATGLRGKVSQINMRSSVITTFDNIDIIIPNSTLIQNNVINLTFSDDIRRLNIPFGVAYGSDIDNVIHILLDNLKDSNLMYIRNDSEKIAKVRMTMMNASSIDFELLVWISENPDENGIGSSNMSDFLIFIYKTLQANNIEIPFPQMDIHLKRN, encoded by the coding sequence ATGAAATTTATATTCCTCTTCCTATTTTTAATCTCGTCATCTTTCGCTATCAGTATTGATAAAACATGGTATGACAATACAAAAGAAGAACTACAAAAATTATACACGACACAAATAACTAAAATTACTTCATCAAAAAGTGATTTAAATGCGGAAGAAAAAGAACAAGTTGAATATCAACTTTTACTTTTAAAGAAATTGCAAGCAACATTAAATGATGAAAATAGTTTTGATTTAAAAAATATTGATGAAATTACAACAATAGATAAATATATTGATCAAATAAAGCTATATTTAAAAATAGCAAATGATTATGATTCAATAAAAGAGGAATTTACTCAAAACAGCAATAAAATTTATCTTCTTGAAGAGCAAATAGATAAATTAACAAATAAAGAAGATATTTCAACAGTTAATTCTCAATTATTATATGCCTATTATAAATTAAAAAATATTCAAGATAAAGCTACTATTGATGAATATGACAAATATTTAGAAAATTTTAAAAAAATATTACTTGATAGTTTAGAACCTATAAAATTTGTGGATAATCCAACTTTACAAAATAGAATTGAAAAAGCATTAAACAGTTTCAATGATATTATTAAAGATGAAAAGAAATTATCACTTGCTTATGACAAAGCAAAAATCACAGAAAATGAGTGGAAAATTAAAGCACTTGATGCTCAAATTGAACAGTTAAAAATTGATAAATCAAAATTAATAAATCAATATGTTTATTTAAAAGTAGAAGAGCTTCTTCCACTATTAAAAAATAAAAAAACTAGCTACTTTGAAATGAGTAATACTCTACAACAATTTATGAGAGAGAATCAAGCAAATTATGACTCATTAAATGAACTTCTAAAATATCTATCAAGGGAGAGATTAGGAGTTACTAAAAGTACATTTGCAGATACAAAACAAAGTTTTATTGATATAATAAAATTTGGATGGGAAGAGATAAATAATCCAATTATTCCAATTGGTGATGGAATTTCAATTTTAGCAATTAGTAAATTCTTTTTTATCTTTATTCTTGGTTTCTCAATAGCAACTTTTTATAAAAAAAGAATCTCTAATGCTCGTTCAAACTATCTAAAAAACACTTCAATTTCTACAAGAACAATGCTTGCAAATCTTGGGTACTACTTTTTAGTTGCTATAACTTTTGTCTTTGGGTTAAAATCCATTGGAATTGATTTATCTTCACTTACTATTTTAGTTGGGGCTTTATCAGTTGGTATCGGGTTTGGTTTACAAAATATTGTTTCAAACTTTATTTCTGGAATTATTCTAATCTTTGAAAGAGCTATTCAAGTTGGACACATAATTGAAATAGCAACAGGATTAAGAGGAAAAGTTTCTCAAATTAATATGAGAAGTAGTGTTATTACAACTTTTGATAATATTGATATTATTATTCCAAACTCTACATTAATTCAAAACAATGTAATAAATCTTACTTTTTCAGATGACATAAGAAGATTAAATATTCCTTTTGGAGTGGCATATGGTTCAGACATTGATAATGTTATTCACATTCTTTTAGATAATTTAAAAGATAGTAATCTAATGTACATAAGAAATGATAGTGAAAAAATAGCAAAAGTTAGAATGACTATGATGAATGCTAGCTCTATTGATTTTGAATTACTTGTTTGGATTAGTGAGAATCCTGATGAAAATGGGATTGGTTCGTCTAATATGTCTGATTTTTTAATTTTTATTTATAAAACATTACAGGCAAATAATATAGAAATTCCATTTCCTCAAATGGATATACATTTGAAAAGAAATTAG
- a CDS encoding DUF475 domain-containing protein — translation MKYFRISFLLVICSLILVSYLGFIKDGITGALNLLWLTTILILMEISLSFDNAIVNASILKNWNDFWKKAFLTVGILVAVFGMRLLFPLLIVSVTTNLSLIDVFNLAMNNPDQYEKELTSHEHEVSAFGSMFLLLVFLNFLLDTERKIFWIGKFEQKIATFGKTKILSYLVAFLILCIFLFLMEDSKKYDFFISGLWGIGIYLFIHLLCFLLEKGGDNFQNLIKHGSVVGFLYLEVLDASFSFDGVIGAFAISKNILVIMIGLGTGAMFVRSLTIYLVEKETLNNYVFLEHGAHYAIGILAFIMLLSAKFHIPEALTGLIGISFILLSLYSSIKYNRIS, via the coding sequence ATGAAATATTTTAGAATATCTTTTTTACTTGTCATTTGTTCATTAATTCTTGTTTCATATCTTGGCTTTATAAAAGATGGGATTACTGGTGCTTTAAATCTACTTTGGTTAACTACAATATTGATACTGATGGAAATTTCTTTATCTTTTGATAATGCAATTGTAAATGCTTCAATTTTAAAAAATTGGAATGACTTTTGGAAAAAAGCATTTTTAACAGTTGGCATTCTTGTAGCTGTTTTTGGGATGCGTTTACTTTTTCCTTTATTAATTGTTTCTGTTACTACAAATTTATCATTAATTGATGTTTTTAATTTGGCAATGAATAACCCTGACCAATATGAAAAAGAGTTAACTTCGCATGAACATGAAGTTTCTGCTTTTGGAAGTATGTTTTTACTTTTAGTATTTTTAAACTTTTTATTAGATACTGAAAGAAAAATATTTTGGATTGGAAAATTTGAGCAAAAAATAGCAACTTTTGGTAAAACTAAAATCTTATCTTATCTTGTTGCTTTTTTAATTTTATGTATTTTCTTATTTCTAATGGAAGATTCTAAGAAATATGATTTTTTTATATCTGGATTATGGGGAATTGGGATTTATCTATTTATTCATCTTTTATGTTTTTTATTAGAAAAAGGTGGGGACAATTTTCAAAATCTAATTAAACATGGAAGTGTTGTAGGATTTTTATATTTAGAAGTACTTGATGCTTCTTTTTCTTTTGATGGAGTAATTGGAGCTTTCGCAATAAGTAAAAATATTTTAGTTATTATGATTGGATTAGGAACAGGAGCCATGTTTGTAAGGTCGTTAACTATTTATTTAGTTGAAAAAGAGACTTTGAATAATTATGTATTTTTAGAACATGGTGCTCATTATGCGATTGGGATATTGGCTTTTATTATGCTTTTAAGTGCTAAATTTCATATACCAGAAGCTTTAACTGGATTAATAGGAATCTCTTTTATTTTATTGTCTTTATACTCTTCAATAAAATATAATAGGATTTCTTAA
- a CDS encoding zinc transporter ZntB has protein sequence MSDKKPVQAFLLDKNGGALELSYEQLDTVDRTNKILWVHFDYSSNEAIEWITNKSKIDSIAADALLTEETRPRTTVLGDSLLIALRGANLNPNSKPENMVSIRLYVSENLIITTKKRNILSISEIIDSFKNNSGPKSSSEFLIDLTYRITSRLEDIINQIEDRTDSLEESLIDSSDMQFRNEILSIRRETIIFRRYLFPQKEALNKLYNDKVSWIDEYQRIELREINDQLMRHIEELDTIRDKVILIQEELANTLSEQMNKKMYVLSLISVIFLPLTFLTGLLGINIGGIPGAKDDNAFYVFSLILVVLVTIQFYIFKRKNWI, from the coding sequence ATGTCAGACAAAAAACCAGTTCAAGCCTTTTTACTTGATAAAAATGGTGGAGCATTAGAGTTAAGTTATGAACAGTTAGATACTGTTGATAGAACAAATAAAATTTTATGGGTGCATTTTGATTATTCAAGTAATGAAGCAATTGAGTGGATTACTAATAAAAGCAAAATAGATTCAATTGCTGCTGATGCACTTTTGACAGAAGAGACAAGACCTAGAACAACTGTTTTAGGTGATTCTTTACTTATTGCTTTAAGAGGTGCTAACTTAAATCCAAATTCAAAACCTGAAAACATGGTTTCTATTAGATTATATGTATCTGAAAATCTGATAATTACTACAAAAAAGAGAAATATATTATCAATTAGTGAAATAATTGATTCATTTAAAAATAACAGTGGGCCTAAAAGTTCTTCTGAATTTTTGATTGATTTAACATATAGAATAACTTCTCGATTGGAAGATATTATAAATCAAATAGAAGATAGAACAGACTCTTTAGAAGAGAGTTTGATTGATTCAAGTGATATGCAATTTAGAAATGAGATATTATCAATACGAAGAGAAACTATTATTTTTAGAAGATACCTTTTCCCTCAAAAAGAGGCTTTGAATAAACTTTATAATGATAAAGTCTCTTGGATTGATGAATATCAAAGAATAGAATTAAGAGAGATAAATGACCAACTTATGAGACATATTGAGGAACTTGATACCATAAGAGATAAAGTAATTTTAATTCAAGAAGAGCTAGCAAATACACTTAGTGAACAAATGAATAAAAAGATGTATGTTTTATCTCTTATTTCAGTAATTTTTCTGCCACTTACTTTCTTGACTGGACTTTTAGGTATAAATATAGGTGGAATTCCAGGGGCAAAAGATGATAATGCTTTTTATGTTTTTTCTCTTATTTTAGTTGTTCTCGTAACAATTCAGTTTTATATTTTTAAAAGAAAAAATTGGATTTAA
- a CDS encoding thiamine-phosphate pyrophosphorylase yields MKKENYLRLIDANLNRLREGIRVVEDIFRYVYNDKSTAIKLKELRHLSRLKNYIELLETRDVKNDVLRSSIKSELNRTDLYSILIANFKRAQESSRVLEEFCKLISIEDSENFKYIRYELYNLEIVLTKITSNSK; encoded by the coding sequence ATGAAAAAAGAAAATTACTTAAGACTTATCGATGCAAATTTAAATAGACTACGTGAAGGAATCCGTGTAGTTGAAGATATTTTTAGATATGTATATAATGATAAATCAACTGCTATCAAACTAAAAGAATTACGACATTTATCAAGATTAAAAAATTACATTGAATTACTTGAAACTAGAGATGTAAAAAATGATGTTTTAAGAAGTTCTATAAAAAGTGAACTAAACCGAACGGATTTATACTCAATTTTAATAGCTAATTTTAAAAGAGCCCAAGAAAGCTCAAGAGTTCTTGAAGAATTCTGCAAATTAATCTCAATTGAAGATAGTGAGAATTTTAAATATATTAGATATGAACTTTATAATTTAGAAATTGTTTTAACAAAAATAACTTCAAATTCTAAATAA
- the secG gene encoding preprotein translocase subunit SecG, with amino-acid sequence MTSTLLIVQFVLAILLTIIILLQKSSSIGLGAYSGSNDSLFGAKGPANFLTKATMALGLVFVINTVVLGYLFNQQRNQSAVDSVKVDSLIPTAPITQTSEQAPAAPTTAAPVPTVPENK; translated from the coding sequence ATGACATCTACACTTTTAATCGTTCAGTTTGTATTAGCAATTTTACTAACAATAATAATCTTACTTCAAAAAAGTTCAAGTATTGGTCTTGGAGCTTATAGTGGAAGTAATGATTCATTATTTGGGGCTAAAGGTCCTGCAAACTTCTTAACAAAAGCTACAATGGCTTTAGGTTTAGTTTTTGTAATAAACACTGTAGTTTTAGGTTATTTATTTAATCAACAAAGAAATCAAAGTGCTGTTGACTCAGTAAAAGTTGATTCTTTAATTCCAACAGCACCTATTACACAAACTTCTGAGCAAGCACCAGCAGCTCCTACAACAGCAGCCCCTGTTCCAACAGTTCCAGAAAATAAATAA
- a CDS encoding methyltransferase domain-containing protein, with protein sequence MSVKNQFSKYAKEYKNHNIIQQIVAKSLVRELKFQPKRVLELGCGSGQVYNHISWDIDFYKAIDFSASMCELHPKGENINVKCFDFDAQEFLDEIKDNSYDIVLSSSALQWSKDLSKIIKHLSFITNEINAVLFTSNTFKTIQEITNSKSPILDEESIKEAFSKYFLCEFETIMYKLEFDNKRDLFDYIKKSGVSGKASLDFKEAKKLYKDYNLNYLEFEVIFVKTISKL encoded by the coding sequence TTGTCAGTTAAAAACCAATTCTCAAAATATGCAAAAGAGTATAAAAATCACAATATTATTCAGCAAATTGTTGCAAAATCACTTGTACGTGAATTAAAATTTCAACCAAAAAGAGTTTTAGAATTAGGTTGTGGCTCAGGGCAAGTATATAATCATATTTCATGGGATATAGATTTTTATAAAGCAATAGATTTTTCAGCATCAATGTGTGAGTTACATCCAAAAGGTGAAAATATTAATGTAAAGTGTTTTGATTTTGATGCACAAGAGTTTTTAGATGAAATAAAAGATAACAGTTATGATATTGTTTTATCATCATCTGCTTTACAATGGTCAAAAGATTTATCAAAGATAATAAAACATCTTTCATTTATTACAAATGAAATAAATGCTGTTTTATTCACATCAAATACTTTTAAAACTATTCAAGAAATTACAAATTCAAAATCACCAATATTAGATGAAGAATCAATAAAAGAGGCTTTTTCAAAATATTTTTTATGTGAATTTGAAACTATAATGTACAAATTGGAGTTTGATAATAAAAGAGATTTATTTGATTATATTAAAAAGTCTGGGGTAAGTGGTAAAGCATCATTGGATTTCAAAGAGGCAAAAAAATTATACAAAGATTATAATTTAAATTATTTAGAATTTGAAGTTATTTTTGTTAAAACAATTTCTAAATTATAA
- a CDS encoding polysaccharide deacetylase family protein — protein sequence MKYFLLLCLSYFYLQANGHIFVYHRFGDEKHQSTNTTLQELEKEFEYFKTNNYKVVTVSQIANKIKNNEEIPDNWIAFSIDDAYKSFYLNAMELFKKYNYPFTLFVYVEATNSKYSDFMTWEEIADASKYGEIALHSYSHKQLMKLTDDEILKDTKISYEIFEKNLGFKPKGYSYPYGEYDQRVKEKIKEFDFEYIVNQNNGSVNKNSDIFDLNRVALVGKINLHEKLKYKTLEATWVEPQTYPKDGILKHVRVEVNPQITDAKLFISTYGWQDIKVKNGIIDIKLNKKLNLPRNRVAISTDYYTISNKLLIK from the coding sequence ATGAAGTATTTCTTACTTCTTTGTTTATCTTATTTTTATCTTCAAGCCAACGGTCATATCTTTGTATATCACCGATTTGGTGATGAGAAACATCAAAGTACAAATACAACTTTACAAGAATTAGAAAAAGAGTTTGAATATTTCAAAACTAATAATTATAAAGTAGTAACAGTTTCTCAAATTGCCAATAAAATTAAAAACAATGAAGAAATTCCTGATAATTGGATTGCTTTTAGTATAGATGATGCGTATAAAAGTTTTTATTTAAATGCGATGGAACTATTTAAAAAGTACAATTATCCCTTTACTCTTTTTGTTTATGTTGAAGCAACAAATAGTAAATATTCAGATTTTATGACGTGGGAAGAAATAGCTGATGCTTCAAAATATGGAGAGATTGCCCTGCACTCTTATTCACATAAGCAATTAATGAAACTCACAGATGATGAAATTTTAAAAGATACAAAAATTTCTTATGAAATCTTTGAAAAAAACTTAGGTTTTAAGCCAAAGGGATATTCATATCCTTATGGAGAGTATGACCAAAGGGTAAAAGAAAAAATAAAAGAGTTTGATTTTGAATATATTGTAAATCAAAATAATGGCTCAGTAAATAAAAATAGTGATATTTTTGATTTAAATAGAGTTGCCTTAGTTGGTAAAATTAATTTACATGAAAAACTAAAATATAAAACACTAGAAGCAACTTGGGTTGAACCACAAACATATCCAAAAGATGGGATACTAAAACATGTAAGAGTTGAAGTAAATCCACAAATAACGGATGCAAAATTGTTTATATCAACCTATGGTTGGCAAGATATCAAAGTTAAAAATGGTATAATTGACATCAAATTAAACAAAAAACTAAATTTACCTAGAAACAGAGTAGCTATTAGCACTGATTACTACACTATTTCAAACAAATTATTAATCAAATAA
- a CDS encoding Bax inhibitor-1/YccA family protein — MYNRDYLSNQSSEYTHESSQVQLMSFLKATYQLFAGSLLAATAGAYIGLGIVSILMGPVKWVLFAVELALIFFVIPRTKHTPGVNLAVLFAFTFITGLTIAPLLTAIFSMPGGAAIVGQAFLMTSVAFGGISMFAMTTKRDFSSMGKFLLIALIIMIVAGISNIFIQSSMMQLIIASAGALLFSAFILYDTQNIIKGHYDSPIEAALSLYLDFFNLFISLLQILGIMNSDDK, encoded by the coding sequence ATGTACAATAGAGATTATTTATCAAACCAATCTTCAGAATATACACATGAATCATCACAAGTTCAGTTAATGAGCTTTTTAAAAGCTACTTATCAATTATTTGCGGGGTCATTATTAGCAGCGACTGCTGGTGCGTATATAGGATTAGGAATTGTTTCAATTTTAATGGGACCTGTTAAATGGGTTTTATTTGCTGTAGAATTAGCATTAATTTTCTTTGTTATTCCAAGAACAAAACACACTCCTGGTGTTAATTTAGCTGTTTTATTTGCATTTACATTTATTACAGGTTTAACAATTGCACCATTATTAACTGCAATTTTTTCAATGCCAGGTGGTGCAGCTATCGTTGGTCAAGCATTTTTAATGACTTCAGTTGCATTTGGTGGGATATCAATGTTTGCAATGACTACTAAAAGAGATTTCTCTTCAATGGGTAAATTTTTACTTATTGCTTTAATAATTATGATTGTTGCAGGTATTTCTAATATCTTTATCCAATCTTCGATGATGCAATTAATAATTGCAAGTGCAGGAGCTTTGTTATTTTCTGCTTTCATTTTATATGATACACAAAATATTATCAAAGGTCATTATGACTCACCAATTGAAGCTGCGTTATCTTTATATTTAGATTTCTTTAATTTGTTTATATCTCTATTACAAATTTTAGGAATTATGAATAGTGATGACAAATAA
- a CDS encoding YaaA family protein, producing MKILFSPSETKIAGGEETSFDKNSFIFPELYEKRMEIVKQYNEFILNAPKEELIKLFGTKKEDVLEQYSKDIFKTSTMKVIQRYDGVAFDYLEYSKLAKNEQDYIDENVIIFSNLFGALKAGDAGLPDYKLKQGETFNGLKIEKFYNDSFSKALDEYLKDEDIIDLRAGFYEKFYKIEKPYTTMKFIKDGKVVSHWAKAYRGIILKLIARSNIKTIDELMNMQIENLKIEEIKKQKLKTEIVYSII from the coding sequence ATGAAAATACTATTTTCACCAAGTGAGACAAAAATAGCAGGTGGAGAAGAAACTTCATTTGATAAAAACAGTTTTATATTTCCAGAACTATATGAAAAAAGAATGGAAATTGTAAAACAATATAATGAATTTATTTTAAATGCCCCAAAAGAAGAGTTGATAAAACTTTTTGGAACAAAAAAAGAGGATGTTTTAGAGCAATATTCAAAGGATATATTTAAAACTTCTACAATGAAAGTTATTCAAAGATATGATGGAGTTGCTTTTGATTATTTAGAGTATTCAAAATTAGCTAAAAACGAACAAGATTATATTGATGAAAATGTAATAATATTTTCTAATCTCTTTGGAGCTTTGAAAGCGGGGGATGCAGGACTTCCAGATTATAAACTAAAACAAGGTGAAACTTTTAATGGTTTAAAAATTGAGAAGTTTTATAATGATAGTTTTTCAAAAGCTTTAGATGAATATTTAAAAGATGAAGATATTATAGATTTACGAGCTGGATTTTATGAGAAGTTTTACAAAATAGAAAAACCATATACAACAATGAAATTTATAAAAGATGGAAAAGTTGTGAGTCATTGGGCAAAAGCTTATCGTGGAATTATTTTAAAATTAATTGCACGAAGTAATATAAAAACTATAGATGAACTGATGAATATGCAAATAGAAAATCTAAAAATAGAAGAGATTAAAAAACAAAAACTTAAAACAGAAATAGTTTATTCAATAATTTAA
- a CDS encoding RDD family protein, whose translation MAKWRDVKHNKVKTQKNELNIKSPKSDLASLLSRLKAFLTDTFLITTPILYIVIYLVMGSGEEFAQNRVLGWSIIFIVHALLILIFWLKNGQTPGLKAYDLKLVDNRTKQRVSVIQVLVRYITTLFAVLSFFLLFMPFFNKDKRTFQDILSNTIIINDK comes from the coding sequence ATGGCAAAATGGAGAGATGTTAAGCATAACAAAGTTAAAACACAAAAAAATGAGCTTAATATTAAATCACCTAAAAGTGATTTAGCCTCTCTTCTTTCTAGATTAAAAGCTTTTCTTACTGATACATTTTTGATTACCACTCCTATTCTTTATATAGTTATATATTTAGTAATGGGAAGTGGTGAAGAATTTGCACAAAATAGAGTATTGGGTTGGAGTATAATATTTATAGTTCATGCTCTTCTTATCTTAATTTTTTGGCTTAAAAATGGACAAACTCCAGGACTTAAAGCTTACGATTTAAAACTTGTTGACAATAGAACTAAACAAAGAGTTTCAGTTATTCAAGTTCTTGTTCGATACATAACAACACTATTTGCTGTGCTATCATTTTTTTTACTTTTTATGCCTTTTTTTAATAAGGATAAAAGAACTTTCCAAGATATTCTTTCAAACACAATTATCATCAATGATAAATAA